The following are encoded in a window of bacterium genomic DNA:
- a CDS encoding sulfatase-like hydrolase/transferase — translation MSATWREREWPALAGGALTGAGAFAFTLWLASDFTVWGVKDPTVEQIVRDQYLGDIARVLVASLAAHIALGVWFSVPAAFNGPRGAAPLGAVLALSSFAAFFAFGAGYRPAMYTPWLYERGPALAATHAWLAEEPVRGFLLLLPALTVFVYRAIRRRRVRAQIALGVAILMTWFFVLRTPTPPDAAPPHSDERPDILLLVADSLRPDRIACHGGPDVFTPNINRICRGATVMEAAYVSCPRTFPSWVSMLTGREPWNHGVRNMFPDPKTVVFPDALPARLSAAGYDTAVFSDYAGDIFPRMDVGFEIVDAPPFNFRSLVAVETLMTQRLLLPFIDTAIGRRLVPIIDASADASDAGNLAGRVLRHLAKPARAPRFVAVFFSTTHFPFATNYPDLGRFSDSDYMGPFKFKKMPVIGEERVSPDDARQIAALYNAAVYSVDRAVGRIVESVRRAPGGERTVVLITSDHGESLYENLEDMGHGDHFRGMATVHVPIIIDAPHQFPQGLVSQRLTNNVDIAPTLAAAAKVDLPDDIDGLNIAWRIAETGADERLLFFETGIWFVNSSAGYLNGRRIVYPDITTIGEIAKDDDRAIVIKDQYLPITNIAKHRMVFDGRYKLVYMPTPDGIRWELYDLLYDPEEERDEMLDSRDVFRRLAGALVREMDAAPNTEARRAYFLPD, via the coding sequence ATGAGCGCGACCTGGCGGGAACGCGAATGGCCCGCGCTCGCGGGCGGCGCGCTCACCGGCGCGGGTGCGTTCGCCTTCACACTATGGCTCGCGTCCGACTTCACGGTGTGGGGCGTCAAGGATCCCACCGTTGAGCAGATCGTACGCGACCAGTATCTCGGTGACATCGCGCGCGTGCTCGTCGCGTCGCTCGCGGCGCATATCGCCCTGGGCGTCTGGTTCTCGGTCCCCGCCGCGTTCAACGGCCCGCGCGGCGCGGCGCCGCTTGGCGCGGTTCTGGCGCTTTCGTCGTTCGCGGCGTTTTTCGCGTTCGGCGCGGGCTATCGCCCGGCGATGTACACGCCCTGGCTCTATGAACGCGGTCCCGCCCTCGCGGCGACGCACGCCTGGCTTGCCGAAGAGCCGGTACGAGGATTCCTGCTGCTACTCCCGGCGTTGACGGTATTTGTTTACCGCGCGATCCGGCGCCGTCGCGTCCGGGCGCAGATCGCGCTTGGCGTGGCGATTCTGATGACGTGGTTTTTCGTCCTGCGCACCCCGACGCCGCCGGATGCCGCGCCGCCGCATTCGGACGAGCGCCCCGACATTCTGCTGCTTGTGGCCGATTCGCTGCGCCCGGATCGCATCGCGTGCCATGGCGGGCCAGACGTTTTCACGCCGAACATCAATCGCATCTGCCGCGGCGCGACGGTCATGGAGGCCGCGTATGTCTCGTGCCCGCGCACGTTTCCCTCGTGGGTATCGATGCTGACCGGCCGCGAACCATGGAATCACGGCGTACGCAACATGTTTCCCGATCCGAAGACCGTCGTCTTCCCCGATGCCCTTCCCGCGCGCCTTTCCGCCGCGGGGTACGATACGGCCGTGTTTTCGGATTACGCGGGCGATATCTTTCCGCGCATGGACGTGGGTTTCGAAATCGTGGACGCGCCGCCGTTCAATTTCCGCTCGCTCGTCGCGGTCGAAACGCTGATGACGCAGCGCCTGCTGCTGCCGTTTATCGATACCGCGATCGGCCGGCGCCTCGTGCCGATCATCGACGCAAGCGCGGACGCCTCGGACGCCGGGAATCTCGCGGGCCGCGTGTTGAGGCATCTGGCCAAGCCCGCTCGCGCGCCGCGATTTGTCGCCGTGTTTTTCTCGACGACGCATTTCCCGTTCGCGACGAATTATCCCGACCTCGGGCGTTTTTCGGATTCGGATTACATGGGGCCGTTCAAGTTCAAAAAGATGCCGGTGATCGGCGAGGAGCGCGTATCCCCCGACGACGCGCGGCAAATCGCGGCGCTTTACAACGCGGCGGTGTATTCGGTCGATCGCGCCGTGGGGCGCATCGTCGAGTCGGTGCGGCGCGCGCCGGGAGGCGAGCGCACCGTCGTTCTCATCACATCCGACCACGGCGAGAGCCTGTACGAGAACCTGGAGGACATGGGGCACGGCGATCATTTTCGCGGAATGGCGACGGTGCACGTGCCGATTATCATCGACGCGCCGCACCAATTTCCGCAGGGACTCGTGTCACAGCGCCTGACGAACAACGTCGATATCGCCCCGACGCTCGCCGCCGCCGCGAAGGTCGATTTGCCCGATGACATCGACGGCCTGAATATCGCCTGGCGAATTGCGGAAACCGGCGCCGACGAGCGATTGCTGTTTTTCGAAACCGGCATCTGGTTCGTGAATTCATCCGCCGGATACCTGAACGGGCGGCGCATCGTGTACCCCGACATCACGACCATCGGCGAGATCGCCAAGGACGACGACCGCGCGATCGTCATCAAGGACCAGTACCTTCCAATCACGAACATCGCCAAGCACCGCATGGTGTTCGACGGCCGCTACAAACTCGTTTACATGCCCACGCCGGACGGGATCCGCTGGGAGCTGTACGACCTGCTTTACGACCCCGAGGAGGAGCGCGACGAGATGCTCGACTCGCGTGACGTCTTCCGCCGGCTGGCGGGCGCGCTTGTGCGTGAAATGGACGCGGCGCCCAACACCGAGGCGCGGCGTGCGTATTTCCTGCCGGATTGA
- a CDS encoding sulfatase-like hydrolase/transferase, with the protein MTRAQTASPRTGALLALIAAVSIVAAGCAADGERRVSQDLILTAIDAGIWPVPLIAGRLMHFTEEHDALPLAATGDPQSYSATVALDPLPADARLSFTHFVAPPVLRAGGASIRVEALDAGGAAVLSRDVAFGKRRLSRVQWFLRERWRVYYEQIRFFDEIEVDLTPVATTATALRFTVTAPEPDADARKKYEKWAGYPMPAPFAIGRPVITSALDGAGADNFNVLWIIVDALRADAVGAYGYRRPTTPNIDALAEDGVLVTHVYAPSNATRPSVTAMLSGRRPSTLGLPLGRWDLTATEKAAFRRLTTGGWSDAAFDGLPALFRRRGYVAAHIGSDPFIQAGTPIGAAPGFARTMSYNRRQTDTESITRDARAFLRENAGRPFFLFMHYNNGHGPLRPPERFRGQFSKPIDPDPRVWPETYDGEIAYADEKIGELIRDLARLGIDKSTLVVIAGDHGEGFEAGHPPGHAHSLYDGETRVPLILRLPGHARAGTRVEGPATLLDVYPTINAMLGIDRPPAAAGQNLLDRAFERERAYVEGPGVTGFALREWKFVVKDGPYDRVRGNDPADGGRFIELYNLDADPRETANIVGAEPQLVDELKTELAEQRARLGAERASQISALLPHLTGAGALYPERAEEAVNIAFSAGPADKRFYGTVRCDDGLLSLGSPSIDAQDSVEMWSSGVGFSFAVSVPAGSTKIVSFTPWPPDAPFNLAVYNDGRTLNANRVLAGPYRLAYVGNPGVFGGARDYRLTASDAPPPIDPSSETAIGIWYSPRRTKADTLMTGTVRDALRDWGYVR; encoded by the coding sequence ATGACGCGAGCGCAAACGGCATCGCCGCGAACCGGCGCGCTCCTTGCCTTGATCGCGGCGGTGTCGATTGTCGCGGCCGGATGCGCGGCTGACGGCGAACGCCGCGTGAGCCAGGATCTCATTCTCACCGCGATCGACGCGGGCATCTGGCCGGTGCCGCTTATCGCGGGACGCCTCATGCACTTCACCGAGGAGCACGACGCGCTGCCGCTGGCCGCGACCGGCGATCCGCAAAGTTATTCGGCGACGGTGGCGCTCGATCCACTGCCCGCGGACGCGCGCCTTTCGTTTACGCACTTTGTCGCACCGCCGGTGCTTCGCGCGGGCGGTGCGTCGATACGCGTGGAGGCGCTTGACGCCGGCGGCGCCGCCGTTTTGTCGCGCGATGTCGCGTTCGGCAAGCGGCGGCTCTCGCGCGTGCAATGGTTTTTGCGGGAGCGCTGGCGCGTCTATTACGAGCAAATCAGGTTCTTCGACGAAATCGAGGTCGATCTCACCCCCGTCGCGACGACCGCGACGGCGTTGCGATTCACCGTTACCGCGCCCGAGCCCGACGCGGACGCGAGAAAAAAATACGAGAAGTGGGCGGGCTATCCGATGCCGGCGCCTTTCGCGATCGGCCGACCCGTCATCACCTCCGCGCTCGACGGCGCGGGCGCCGACAATTTCAACGTGCTCTGGATCATCGTGGACGCGCTGCGCGCGGATGCCGTCGGCGCGTACGGATACAGGCGCCCGACGACACCGAACATCGATGCGCTCGCCGAGGACGGCGTTCTCGTCACGCACGTCTATGCGCCGTCGAATGCGACAAGGCCGTCGGTCACCGCAATGCTCTCCGGGCGGCGGCCGTCGACGCTCGGATTGCCGCTGGGGCGATGGGACCTGACCGCGACGGAAAAGGCCGCGTTTCGGCGCTTGACGACCGGAGGCTGGTCGGACGCGGCTTTCGACGGGCTTCCGGCGCTTTTTCGCCGGCGCGGATACGTCGCGGCGCATATCGGCTCCGATCCTTTCATCCAGGCGGGCACGCCAATCGGCGCCGCGCCGGGTTTTGCGCGGACGATGAGTTACAACCGCCGGCAGACGGACACCGAATCGATCACCCGCGACGCGCGCGCGTTCCTTCGCGAAAACGCCGGGCGGCCGTTTTTCCTTTTCATGCACTACAACAACGGCCACGGCCCGCTGCGCCCGCCGGAGAGGTTCCGCGGTCAGTTTTCCAAGCCGATCGACCCCGATCCGCGCGTATGGCCCGAGACATACGACGGCGAGATCGCCTACGCGGATGAAAAAATCGGCGAGCTGATACGCGATCTCGCCAGGCTTGGGATCGACAAGAGCACGCTTGTCGTTATCGCGGGCGATCATGGTGAGGGATTCGAGGCGGGGCATCCGCCCGGCCACGCGCACAGCCTGTACGACGGCGAGACGCGCGTTCCGCTCATCCTGCGTCTTCCGGGCCACGCGCGTGCGGGTACGCGCGTCGAAGGACCGGCGACGCTTCTTGACGTGTATCCGACGATCAACGCGATGCTGGGGATCGACCGGCCCCCCGCGGCCGCCGGCCAGAATCTGCTCGACCGTGCGTTCGAGCGCGAGCGCGCGTACGTCGAAGGTCCCGGCGTGACCGGTTTTGCGTTGCGCGAGTGGAAATTCGTCGTGAAGGACGGCCCGTACGATCGCGTTCGCGGCAACGATCCCGCGGACGGGGGCCGGTTCATCGAGCTCTATAACCTGGACGCCGACCCGCGCGAGACGGCAAACATCGTCGGCGCCGAGCCGCAGCTTGTTGATGAATTGAAAACGGAGCTTGCCGAGCAACGAGCCCGGCTTGGCGCCGAACGCGCCTCGCAAATTTCCGCCCTGTTGCCGCACCTGACCGGCGCGGGCGCGCTTTATCCGGAGCGCGCGGAAGAGGCCGTCAACATCGCCTTTTCCGCCGGACCGGCCGATAAGCGCTTCTACGGCACCGTCCGCTGCGACGACGGCCTTTTATCGCTTGGCTCCCCGTCGATCGACGCGCAGGATTCGGTCGAAATGTGGTCGAGCGGCGTGGGATTTTCTTTTGCCGTATCGGTGCCGGCGGGTTCGACGAAGATCGTGTCGTTCACGCCGTGGCCGCCGGATGCGCCCTTCAATCTGGCGGTTTACAACGACGGGCGGACGCTTAACGCCAACCGCGTTCTTGCCGGCCCGTATCGGCTGGCGTACGTCGGCAATCCCGGCGTCTTCGGCGGCGCGCGCGACTACCGCCTGACCGCAAGCGACGCGCCGCCGCCGATCGATCCTTCGTCCGAGACGGCCATCGGCATCTGGTACAGCCCAAGACGAACCAAGGCCGACACGCTCATGACCGGCACGGTGCGCGACGCCCTGCGCGATTGGGGATACGTGCGATGA
- a CDS encoding glycosyltransferase family 39 protein — MRFLARLFDGDVRAARAALFAVTLVGVLIRLPYLTSPIADRHSWNQASTATVIRNFADKGGWPGRPEWDVLDPGPATPNIEAEEAPIYSGASAALYRWFGESHAWPRLLSILAMAVGGLYLFRLAGRVFGPAEAAFATLFFHLGPYPWFFGRTVMSDPWMLAATVAAAERFQAWLGTDRARDLAAAAIWLSLAGLFKAYALCLGLLFAAGGLAFRGFAIARDRRFWAAAIVAALPPLAWIVYASRVGSLGNVLEQAGDPFVTAQHLFGDPALLTSGKFWATIQSRLFDRMMTPVVTIFALASLIFADTRRRSGYVWLWLAALGAYVLIIRSGNAEHNYYQLPFAAPWALLAGAGLVAFARKLANRIEPARLATAVAVAFVALSAVYVRAEYRRDLSSVVAGETARNATEPGDLLLVLDPGSTRKNQAIYQAHRRGWHVRRLTAETLEQYRAWGATAAVVCVSPDQIEASREGLAALDMKYTRLAVTSAFGDDRPHTIAVYSLRDEK; from the coding sequence GTGAGATTCCTTGCGCGCTTGTTCGACGGCGACGTACGCGCGGCCCGCGCGGCGCTTTTCGCCGTGACGCTCGTGGGCGTGCTGATCCGCCTTCCCTACCTCACGAGCCCGATCGCCGATCGGCACTCCTGGAATCAGGCCTCGACCGCGACGGTCATCCGCAATTTCGCGGACAAGGGCGGATGGCCCGGACGGCCGGAGTGGGACGTGCTCGACCCCGGCCCCGCGACACCGAACATCGAGGCGGAAGAGGCCCCGATCTATTCCGGCGCATCGGCCGCGCTTTACCGATGGTTCGGCGAAAGCCACGCGTGGCCACGCCTGTTGTCGATCCTCGCGATGGCGGTCGGAGGACTTTATCTCTTTCGCCTGGCGGGCCGCGTTTTCGGACCCGCCGAAGCCGCCTTCGCGACGCTGTTTTTTCACCTGGGTCCCTACCCGTGGTTTTTCGGACGCACCGTCATGTCCGATCCGTGGATGCTCGCCGCGACCGTCGCGGCGGCCGAGCGATTCCAGGCATGGCTCGGCACCGATCGCGCGCGCGACCTTGCGGCGGCGGCGATCTGGCTTTCCCTCGCGGGCCTGTTCAAGGCGTACGCGCTTTGCCTCGGCCTGCTGTTCGCGGCCGGCGGGCTGGCGTTTCGGGGGTTCGCCATCGCGCGCGACCGCCGCTTCTGGGCCGCGGCGATCGTCGCCGCGCTGCCGCCGCTTGCGTGGATCGTTTACGCGTCGCGCGTCGGGAGCCTTGGCAACGTCCTCGAGCAGGCGGGTGATCCGTTTGTCACCGCGCAGCACCTGTTCGGCGATCCCGCGCTTCTGACAAGCGGCAAGTTCTGGGCGACGATCCAGTCGCGCCTTTTCGACCGCATGATGACACCCGTCGTCACCATCTTCGCGTTGGCGTCGCTGATTTTCGCGGACACGCGCCGCCGGTCCGGCTACGTCTGGTTGTGGCTCGCGGCACTTGGGGCGTACGTGCTCATCATTCGTTCCGGCAACGCGGAGCATAACTATTACCAGCTTCCGTTCGCCGCGCCGTGGGCGCTTCTGGCGGGCGCGGGCCTTGTCGCCTTCGCGCGGAAGCTCGCAAACCGCATCGAGCCCGCGCGCCTCGCCACGGCGGTCGCGGTGGCGTTTGTCGCCCTGTCCGCGGTGTACGTTCGCGCCGAATATCGACGCGATCTTTCGAGCGTCGTCGCCGGCGAAACGGCGCGCAACGCGACGGAGCCCGGCGACCTGTTGCTCGTGCTCGATCCGGGTTCGACGCGCAAGAACCAGGCGATCTACCAAGCGCACCGGCGCGGCTGGCATGTGCGCCGCCTGACCGCCGAAACGCTCGAGCAATACCGCGCCTGGGGCGCTACGGCCGCGGTGGTGTGCGTCTCCCCGGATCAAATCGAGGCCTCGCGCGAGGGCCTCGCGGCGCTCGACATGAAATACACGCGGCTCGCGGTAACATCGGCCTTCGGCGACGACCGCCCGCATACCATCGCCGTCTATTCGTTGCGGGACGAAAAATGA
- a CDS encoding flippase-like domain-containing protein: MNRESVRAAARVILALAVLGFLVAALIAQAGELAARGARPRPLWLAVATALNLVFFLVQAAVWRELASRVGGAVSPRTAVSAWSLSQISKYVPGKVMLFIVRVAMMERAGVPRGRTLLSIYIELIVMLVTSAVWFAFAVPALSAADAPFVASGWFLATIVIAAPLLLHPRAIGGAVNLMRRRRGEAPAPIEVRFSTMAFAALALGGGWLLHGLAGLACFRAIDIAPGIGIVTVTAIFAGGWLVGFLSFLTPGGLGVREGALALLLSTVHSMDVAIAVALIARLAWMLAEAILALYGWRARPLALESA; encoded by the coding sequence ATGAACCGCGAGTCCGTCCGCGCCGCCGCGCGGGTCATCCTCGCGCTCGCGGTACTCGGCTTTCTCGTCGCGGCGCTTATCGCGCAGGCCGGCGAACTCGCCGCGCGCGGCGCGAGGCCCCGCCCGTTATGGCTGGCGGTGGCGACGGCGCTCAACCTGGTTTTTTTTCTGGTGCAGGCCGCTGTCTGGCGCGAGTTGGCCTCGCGCGTCGGAGGCGCCGTGTCGCCGCGAACCGCCGTGTCGGCGTGGTCGCTTTCGCAGATCAGCAAATACGTGCCGGGCAAGGTGATGCTCTTTATCGTTCGCGTCGCAATGATGGAGCGCGCGGGCGTGCCCCGGGGACGCACGCTGCTTTCGATCTACATCGAGCTTATCGTCATGCTTGTAACCTCCGCCGTGTGGTTTGCGTTCGCGGTGCCCGCGCTTTCGGCCGCCGACGCTCCGTTTGTCGCGAGCGGGTGGTTTTTGGCCACGATCGTCATCGCCGCGCCGCTCCTTTTGCATCCGCGGGCGATCGGCGGCGCGGTGAATCTGATGCGCCGGCGGCGCGGCGAGGCGCCCGCACCAATCGAAGTTCGTTTTTCGACGATGGCGTTCGCCGCGCTCGCGCTTGGCGGCGGTTGGCTCTTGCACGGCCTCGCGGGGCTCGCCTGCTTTCGCGCCATCGACATCGCGCCGGGAATCGGCATCGTGACGGTGACGGCGATCTTCGCGGGCGGCTGGCTTGTCGGATTCCTTTCCTTCTTGACACCCGGCGGGCTCGGCGTGCGCGAAGGCGCGCTCGCCCTGCTCCTATCGACTGTACATTCCATGGACGTCGCGATCGCGGTCGCGCTCATCGCGCGGCTTGCGTGGATGCTGGCCGAAGCCATTCTCGCGCTATACGGCTGGCGCGCGCGCCCGCTGGCCCTGGAGTCGGCGTGA
- a CDS encoding glycosyltransferase family 2 protein → MTPGIDVSVVVPCFDESESLPALIDGIVESLNGTGRSFEIVVVDDGSHDGSFDVVRERAAADTRVRGLRFRRNFGKSAALSAGFESARGDVVLTLDADLQDDPLEIPRFLAAIDGGLDLVSGWKRERHDPVEKTLPSRLFNAVTAKITGIPLHDFNCGFKAYRREVLEDIDLYGEQHRFIPVLAGQRGYRIGEIDVRHHPRRHGRSKFGAARYLRGAADLLTIVFLTRYFQRPGHLFGGGGFLLGGLGLAICAYMSALWFAGERPIGNRPLLLLGILLIITGVQFVSIGLIGEMLAKRSHRKGATYSVAERVE, encoded by the coding sequence ATGACGCCTGGTATCGATGTTTCCGTCGTCGTTCCCTGTTTTGACGAAAGCGAATCCCTGCCCGCGCTCATCGACGGCATCGTGGAATCGCTAAACGGAACAGGCCGCTCGTTCGAGATCGTCGTCGTGGACGACGGCAGCCACGACGGGAGCTTCGACGTCGTCCGGGAGCGCGCGGCGGCGGACACCCGCGTGCGCGGGCTGCGTTTTCGGCGCAATTTCGGAAAAAGCGCGGCGCTTTCGGCCGGATTCGAGTCGGCGCGGGGCGATGTCGTTCTCACGCTCGATGCCGATCTGCAGGACGACCCGCTGGAAATCCCGCGATTTCTCGCGGCGATCGATGGCGGGCTCGATCTCGTCTCCGGCTGGAAACGCGAGCGTCACGACCCGGTCGAGAAGACCCTGCCCTCACGCCTGTTCAACGCGGTGACAGCCAAAATCACGGGCATCCCGCTGCACGATTTCAACTGCGGCTTCAAGGCCTATCGCCGCGAGGTGCTCGAGGACATCGATCTCTACGGCGAGCAACATCGTTTCATCCCCGTGCTCGCGGGGCAGCGCGGTTATCGCATCGGCGAAATCGACGTTCGCCACCACCCGCGCCGGCATGGCCGCTCCAAATTCGGCGCGGCGCGCTATTTGCGCGGCGCCGCGGACCTTCTGACGATCGTTTTTCTCACCCGCTATTTCCAGCGCCCCGGCCATCTTTTCGGAGGCGGCGGATTCTTGCTTGGCGGGCTCGGGCTTGCGATCTGCGCTTATATGAGCGCGCTCTGGTTCGCGGGCGAGCGCCCGATCGGCAATCGCCCCCTGCTCCTTCTCGGAATTCTGCTCATCATCACCGGCGTCCAGTTCGTGTCGATCGGGCTGATCGGCGAGATGCTCGCCAAGCGTTCCCACCGAAAAGGCGCGACCTACTCCGTCGCCGAACGCGTCGAATGA
- a CDS encoding glycosyltransferase family 4 protein: MERVALHLATGLDPDRWRPVIVCLSVRGDFADIAEQNGVEVLALGKMPGKDLRLPFRLSRLLRRRGVGVIHAHNSGPWFSGTLAGLIGELGPVVVTDHSRKYPERARVRFVEWALSHFVTVVSVSEDNKRQMVDNLGIAPDRIHVIPNGVAPSPAPANGVVERLRAEFGIEPGQFVFVCVARIEAQKAMEVLIEAARIARSAGYDGRVLIVGIGSQMEQAKTLARAAGVAETCLFAGKRLDVGDFYALADAFVLSSHWEGLPMSVLEAMSAGLPVVSTRVGDIPEVVHEGENGFLAPAGDPRSLAEAMMRLYRAGAARNGMSAASRRIFCDGYSVETMVARYDRLYGELL; the protein is encoded by the coding sequence ATGGAGCGCGTTGCGCTGCACCTGGCCACCGGGCTTGATCCCGATCGCTGGCGCCCGGTGATCGTCTGCCTGTCCGTGCGCGGCGATTTCGCGGATATCGCGGAGCAAAACGGAGTCGAGGTGCTCGCGCTCGGCAAGATGCCCGGCAAGGACCTTCGCTTGCCGTTTCGTCTCTCCCGGCTCTTGCGGCGACGAGGCGTCGGCGTCATCCACGCGCACAATTCCGGACCGTGGTTTTCCGGCACGCTTGCCGGGCTCATCGGCGAACTTGGGCCGGTCGTCGTCACCGATCACTCCCGAAAGTATCCCGAGCGCGCGAGGGTACGTTTCGTGGAGTGGGCCCTGTCGCATTTCGTCACCGTCGTCTCGGTCAGCGAGGACAACAAACGGCAGATGGTCGACAATCTCGGCATCGCGCCCGATCGAATCCACGTCATCCCCAACGGCGTCGCGCCTTCACCGGCCCCGGCGAACGGCGTCGTCGAGCGCCTGCGCGCAGAGTTCGGTATCGAACCGGGACAGTTCGTTTTTGTCTGCGTCGCGCGGATCGAGGCCCAGAAGGCGATGGAGGTGCTGATCGAGGCCGCGCGCATCGCGAGGTCCGCCGGATACGACGGGCGCGTCCTCATCGTCGGAATCGGTTCGCAGATGGAGCAGGCCAAAACGCTCGCGCGTGCCGCCGGCGTCGCCGAAACCTGCCTGTTTGCCGGAAAGCGCCTTGATGTCGGGGATTTCTACGCGCTTGCCGACGCCTTCGTGCTTTCAAGTCATTGGGAAGGCCTGCCGATGTCTGTCCTCGAAGCCATGAGCGCCGGTCTGCCGGTCGTCTCGACGCGCGTCGGCGATATTCCCGAGGTTGTGCACGAGGGAGAAAACGGATTTCTCGCGCCGGCGGGGGATCCGCGTTCGCTGGCTGAGGCGATGATGCGTCTTTACCGTGCGGGCGCGGCGAGAAACGGCATGTCCGCGGCATCCCGCCGGATTTTTTGTGACGGTTACAGCGTCGAAACGATGGTCGCGCGTTACGATCGCCTGTACGGAGAGCTTCTTTGA